The following proteins are co-located in the Marispirochaeta aestuarii genome:
- a CDS encoding carbohydrate kinase family protein, giving the protein MKILCIGHSSVDLILRVDGFPREDTKSRATARSLSGGGPAANAAALLGYWDVSVAMAGPVGRDPFGSLLIEEFKAYRVDTGGVLPCEGYPTPVSAILVNDTSGSRSIINHRSTEDVYRLPENLLLCEPEVLLFDGHSLAAAREALERWPEAVSILDAGSLRGATWELVERVDYPVASAAFASAMLGEELAGPEQVFRALELLQRRNGNCAVITLGEKGGVWALGDRRGGYDAFTVTTVDTTAAGDIFHGAFAYGLLNSWDLDRILRFAACAAGISVSKPGGRDSFPSLEEVLSKL; this is encoded by the coding sequence TTGAAAATTCTGTGCATCGGTCATTCCTCCGTCGACCTGATACTCCGGGTCGACGGTTTTCCCCGGGAAGATACGAAATCCAGGGCAACCGCCCGCAGTTTATCGGGCGGTGGCCCGGCAGCCAATGCCGCAGCCCTGCTGGGATACTGGGATGTCTCTGTCGCCATGGCAGGTCCAGTGGGACGGGATCCCTTCGGTTCCCTGCTGATTGAAGAGTTTAAAGCTTACAGGGTGGATACCGGGGGAGTTCTTCCCTGCGAGGGGTATCCGACTCCTGTTTCCGCCATCCTGGTTAACGATACCAGCGGCAGCCGCAGTATCATCAATCACCGGAGTACGGAAGATGTCTACAGATTGCCGGAAAACCTGCTCCTCTGTGAACCCGAGGTACTCCTCTTCGACGGTCATTCCCTGGCGGCCGCCAGGGAGGCCCTGGAACGCTGGCCTGAAGCCGTGTCAATCCTGGATGCCGGTTCCCTGAGGGGCGCGACCTGGGAACTCGTGGAGCGTGTGGATTATCCGGTGGCATCCGCGGCTTTTGCATCTGCAATGCTGGGAGAAGAACTCGCCGGACCGGAACAGGTGTTCAGGGCACTTGAACTCCTGCAGCGGCGAAACGGCAACTGTGCCGTTATTACCCTGGGAGAGAAGGGCGGTGTCTGGGCCCTGGGAGACCGGAGGGGAGGCTACGACGCTTTTACCGTTACGACCGTCGATACCACCGCTGCGGGGGATATCTTTCACGGCGCCTTTGCCTACGGGCTTCTCAACTCCTGGGACCTTGACCGGATCCTGCGCTTCGCCGCCTGTGCCGCGGGTATATCGGTAAGTAAACCCGGCGGCAGGGATTCCTTTCCCTCACTGGAGGAGGTTCTGTCGAAGCTTTAA